The following proteins are co-located in the Silene latifolia isolate original U9 population chromosome 1, ASM4854445v1, whole genome shotgun sequence genome:
- the LOC141643031 gene encoding uncharacterized protein LOC141643031, with protein MALEIGCKDLDIYGDAKLIINQLLGEYEVKEESLMPYHKLASRCLQKLDSVFLGHIPRSANKMDDALANLAATLALGASIPSLVPICKRWVVLPEEEDDDLTEDVNAISVYVINKEDWRQPIIDYLEHKKLPNDPRHKTEVRRRSARFIYYKGILYRRSFNGLWLRCLDEDEGLHTMEEAHASICGAHQSGPKLCDRIKRMGYYWLTMVQDYMEYAKKCDACQFHGNFIHQPPEVLHPTIASWPFEAWGLDVVRPLPTKSSAGHLFILAGTDYFSKWAKAVPLREVKKENVADFVRTHIIYRYGVPRYIITENGKKFYNKLMDALMEKFKFVQRNSSMYNAPANGLAEAFNKTLCNLLKKMVSK; from the coding sequence ATGGCTCTCGAAATAGGATGCAAAGATCTGGATATATACGGTGATGCCAAGTTGATAATCAATCAATTGCTCGGCGAGTACGAAGTCAAAGAAGAAAGTCTTATGCCATATCATAAATTAGCTTCCCGGTGCCTCCAAAAACTTGATTCGGTCTTCTTAGGTCATATACCAAGGAGTGCCAACAAGATGGACGATGCTCTCGCAAATCTCGCAGCCACTTTGGCACTGGGGGCAAGTATTCCTTCTTTAGTTCCGATTTGCAAAAGATGGGTAGTGTTGCCAGAAGAAGAAGATGACGATTTGACAGAAGACGTCAATGCAATTTCGGTCTATGTAATCAATAAAGAAGATTGGCGTCAGCCGATCATCGATTACTTGGAGCATAAAAAGTTGCCAAATGATCCCAGGCACAAGACTGAGGTGCGACGTCGCTCTGCCCGCTTCATCTACTACAAAGGTATTTTGTATCGTCGATCGTTTAATGGACTTTGGTTACGATGCCTCGATGAAGATGAAGGTCTGCACACCATGGAGGAGGCACATGCCAGCATATGCGGTGCTCACCAATCGGGACCGAAGTTGTGCGATCGAATCAAAAGAATGGGCTATTATTGGCTGACAATGGTGCAAGATTACATGGAGTATGCGAAGAAGTGTGACGCTTGTCAGTTTCATGGAAACTTCATTCATCAACCGCCTGAGGTGCTCCACCCTACAATTGCATCGTGGCCATTTGAAGCTTGGGGACTCGATGTAGTTAGACCCTTACCAACTAAGTCGTCTGCCGGACATCTATTCATCTTGGCCGGAACTGATTATTTTTCGAAATGGGCGAAAGCGGTTCCTCTTCGAGAAGTGAAAAAGGAGAATGTTGCAGATTTCGTACGAACGCATATCATATATCGATATGGAGTGCCAAGGTATATCATTACCGAAAATGGCAAAAAATTTTACAACAAACTCATGGATGCATTGATGGAAAAGTTCAAATTCGTCCAACGTAATTCTTCGATGTATAATGCGCCAGCCAATGGTCTCGCCGAAGCTTTCAACAAGACTCTTTGCAATTTGTTGAAGAAAATGGTTTCAAAATAA
- the LOC141643048 gene encoding uncharacterized protein LOC141643048: MRQQLSLAILQPEVYADKIKAAGEPADQSKKCVTYNVALAFSDEDLLLGSKLHNRPLFVSGYIREKKVGCILVDGGSAVNIMPKATMEELGISVSELAKSRLMIQGFNLGGQKAIGMIRVEISMGDMLSTTLFQVIDAKTSDGEKKINGDVKPFSTVESYFADARFYEEQDAPSEMLPSSIISTGTRISKKIDDSKVPRAKESMTVEHHESVFKKTSQTNVNSAEKKDSLITQKTTPILKYVPKSRRKEGETPFAECAPRNEASTSTRTIDDDDLQTLRNNVIVPVARNIHSTTSKQPLPGFTTASMKRDQTGAKESTKGRFDPNAYKLIGKLHQQGNTLEVGKVGIGFSPPEPIRISARRKAKQASSQYIAADLAESEGENTEMLPQRSVFDRLGRPTSTPRSSVFNRLGEREETVRVQLNSGPQQQRQSASVFTRIGRNEAKKSVFSRIGNSKVQKRRQQKQKKSSKTKVAIDLSKDIHSVIPSKMKRHHEVEITMDKSLKVKSRTVIFTNPQEESSQRKIARDFVSSNHVTAQECPDLDDEIEVGEIPKTLEDGVEATVDDLKEINLGTTEEPRPVYVSSLLTDQEKTEYVELLSEYKDVFAWSYQEMPGLSPKIAVHRLAIKKGVSPKKQPRRRFRP; the protein is encoded by the exons ATGCGTCAACAATTGTCTTTGGCGATTCTTCAACCAGAAGTGTATGCTGATAAAATTAAAGCTGCGGGAGAGCCCGCGGATCAATCAAAGAAATGTGTTACTTACAATGTCGCTCTCGCTTTTAGTGATGAAGATTTGCTACTAGGCTCAAAGTTGCATAATCGCCCTTTGTTTGTATCAGGATACATTCGAGAAAAGAAGGTGGGCTGCATCTTGGTCGACGGAGGTTCAGCCGTCAACATAATGCCGAAAGCCACTATGGAAGAGCTAGGGATTTCCGTAAGCGAACTAGCCAAAAGTCGCTTGATGATCCAAGGATTCAATCTCGGAGGACAAAAAGCAATTGGCATGATCCGTGTCGAAATCTCGATGGGAGATATGTTATCCACCACACTTTTCCAAGTAATTGATGCCAAAACATC AGATGGCGAAAAGAAGATAAATGGTGATGTGAAGCCCTTTTCTACGGTGGAGTCCTACTTTGCTGACGCTCGATTCTATGAAGAGCAGGATGCGCCAAGTGAGAtgttgccatcctcgatcatttCGACGGGAACCAGAATTTCAAAAAAGATAGATGATTCTAAAGTTCCGAGGGCAAAGGAGTCGATGACAGTCGAGCATCACGAGAGCGTCTTCAAAAAGACCAGTCAAACAAATGTGAACTCTGCCGAGAAGAAAGATTCTCTAATCACGCAGAAAACGACGCCGATTCTTAAGTACGTACCAAAATCACGGCGAAAAGAGGGAGAGACACCTTTCGCAGAGTGCGCACCTCGAAATGAAGCATCCACATCAACAAGAACAATTGACGATGACGATCTGCAAACTCTGAGAAACAATGTCATCGTTCCAGTTGCAAGAAACATTCACTCTACAACGAGTAAACAACCTCTACCCGGTTTTACGACAGCATCGATGAAAAGGGACCAAACGGGTGCCAAAGAGTCGACAAAGGGACGATTCGATCCAAATGCTTACAAGCTCATTGGG AAGTTGCACCAACAAGGCAACACGCTTGAAGTCGGAAAGGTTGGTATCGGTTTTTCGCCTCCTGAACCCATTAGAATTTCTGCACGACGTAAGGCGAAGCAAGCTTCATCACAATATATTGCTGCAGATCTCGCAGAAAGTGAAGGCGAGAACACTGAAATGCTTCCGCAAAGGTCTGTTTTTGACAGGCTAGGTCGACCAACTTCTACTCCTCGCTCTTCCGTATTTAACAGGTTGGGAGAAAGGGAAGAGACCGTCCGCGTGCAATTAAATTCAGGTCCgcaacaacaaagacaaagtgcATCGGTGTTCACTCGCATTGGAAGAAATGAGGCGAAGAAATCAGTTTTTAGTCGCATTGGTAACTCCAAGGTGCAGAAGAGGCGCCAACAAAAACAAAAGAAGTCTTCGAAGACAAAAGTTGCTATTGACCTCAGCAAAGATATCCACAGTGTCATTCCCTCTAAAATGAAACGTCATCATGAAGTGGAAATAACTATGGATAAGTCGTTGAAAGTAAAAAGTCGTACTGTCATCTTCACAAATCCACAAGAGGAGTCAAGTCAAAGGAAAATCGCTCGGGATTTTGTCTCGTCTAACCATGTGACGGCACAAGAATGCCCGGATTTAGATGACGAGATAGAGGTTGGTGAAATTCCGAAAACTCTTGAAGACGGGGTCGAAGCGACGGTTGATGACTTGAAAGAAATCAACCTAGGCACAACTGAGGAGCCTCGACCCGTCTATGTAAGTTCCCTTCTGACAGATCAAGAGAAAACGGAATATGTTGAGCTTCTATCAGAATATAAAGATGTGTTTGCCTGGAGCTATCAAGAAATGCCCGGGCTGAGTCCTAAAATCGCAGTTCATCGACTTGCAATAAAGAAAGGCGTTTCTCCAAAGAAGCAACCACGAAGACGATTTCGGCCATAA